Proteins encoded in a region of the Cytobacillus pseudoceanisediminis genome:
- the ftsY gene encoding signal recognition particle-docking protein FtsY, with protein MSFFKKLKEKITKQTDSVTEKFKDGLTKTRDNFSNKVNDLVSRYRKVDEEFFEELEEILIGADVGFDTVMELVEELRREVKRKNIQDPRDVQAVISEKLVEIYDSAGETSTELNIQSEGLTVILFVGVNGVGKTTTIGKLAHKFKNEGKNVLLAAGDTFRAGAIEQLEVWGERVGVDVIKQGAGSDPAAVMYDAVQSAKSRKADILICDTAGRLQNKVNLMKELEKVKRVIEREVPGAPHEVLLVLDATTGQNAMIQAKTFKEATDVSGIVLTKLDGTAKGGIVLAIRNELEIPVKFVGLGEKMDDLQEFNAEQYVYGLFADIVEREAEEEEEE; from the coding sequence ATGAGTTTCTTTAAAAAACTAAAAGAAAAAATTACTAAGCAGACAGATAGTGTTACTGAAAAGTTTAAAGACGGATTAACCAAAACGCGCGATAATTTTTCAAATAAGGTAAATGACCTTGTATCCAGGTACCGTAAAGTGGATGAGGAATTTTTTGAGGAACTGGAAGAAATCTTAATTGGGGCGGATGTTGGATTCGATACTGTCATGGAATTGGTCGAAGAGCTGAGAAGGGAAGTAAAACGCAAGAATATTCAGGATCCTCGCGATGTGCAGGCTGTCATCTCAGAAAAGCTTGTAGAAATTTATGACAGTGCAGGCGAAACCTCCACAGAATTAAATATTCAATCTGAGGGACTAACTGTTATCCTATTTGTTGGTGTTAACGGAGTCGGTAAAACGACCACGATCGGAAAACTTGCCCATAAGTTCAAAAATGAAGGAAAAAATGTCCTGCTTGCAGCAGGAGATACCTTCCGTGCAGGAGCGATTGAACAGCTTGAGGTGTGGGGAGAACGTGTCGGCGTTGATGTCATTAAGCAGGGAGCTGGCTCTGACCCTGCAGCTGTCATGTATGATGCCGTTCAATCTGCCAAGTCCCGCAAAGCTGATATTTTAATCTGTGACACTGCGGGACGCCTGCAGAATAAAGTCAATCTGATGAAAGAATTAGAGAAAGTAAAGCGTGTAATAGAAAGGGAAGTACCGGGGGCCCCGCATGAAGTATTGCTAGTACTTGATGCTACAACTGGACAAAATGCCATGATTCAGGCTAAGACCTTCAAGGAAGCTACTGATGTTTCTGGTATTGTTCTTACAAAACTGGATGGAACTGCAAAGGGCGGCATCGTTCTTGCAATCAGAAATGAACTTGAAATCCCGGTGAAATTTGTAGGTTTAGGTGAAAAAATGGATGACCTGCAGGAATTCAATGCAGAACAGTATGTCTATGGACTCTTTGCCGACATAGTCGAAAGAGAAGCAGAAGAAGAAGAGGAAGAATAA
- the fapR gene encoding transcription factor FapR: MKRNKKERQHLLTDTIKENPFVTDEELAEKFTVSVQTIRLDRLELSIPELRERIKHVAEKTFEDEVRSLPIEEIIGEIIDIELDKTAISIFDVKNEHVFKRNGIARGHHLFAQANSLAVAVINDELALTAKANIQFTRPVRLNERVIAKAKVLTIDVDSGRTIVEVNSFVNNEQVFKGEFDMFRKNNH; this comes from the coding sequence ATGAAAAGAAATAAAAAAGAACGCCAGCATTTATTAACGGACACAATAAAAGAAAATCCATTTGTCACGGACGAGGAACTTGCAGAAAAGTTCACTGTCAGCGTCCAGACAATAAGGCTCGACCGCCTGGAATTATCTATTCCGGAATTGCGGGAAAGAATCAAGCATGTTGCTGAAAAAACTTTCGAGGATGAAGTCCGATCTTTACCCATAGAAGAAATAATCGGTGAAATAATAGATATAGAATTGGATAAAACGGCAATTTCCATTTTCGATGTAAAAAATGAACATGTATTCAAGCGGAATGGAATAGCCCGGGGGCATCACTTGTTTGCACAGGCCAACTCACTGGCAGTTGCTGTAATAAATGATGAACTGGCATTGACAGCGAAAGCCAATATTCAATTCACAAGGCCAGTGCGATTAAATGAACGTGTTATAGCTAAAGCCAAGGTCCTTACAATTGATGTTGACAGCGGGAGGACGATTGTTGAAGTCAATAGCTTTGTGAATAACGAACAGGTATTTAAGGGCGAATTCGACATGTTCAGAAAAAATAATCACTAA
- a CDS encoding AAA family ATPase, with protein sequence MSVTQEKEQQFAQAADIIARVKDEIQSFIVGQEEVVEHVLWSIFSGGHVLLEGLPGLGKTMLIKTIAEVLDLKFSRIQFTPDIMPSDITGTMLLQPNKAGRQTFSFHKGPIFANIILADEINRATPKTQSALLEAMGEKTVTIMGETQKMEKPFFVLATQNPIDMEGTYPLPEAQTDRFLCKVNVVYPTKEELKEIARRTTGSQKIHLNKAAGLKDVIALQELSREILLSDEILDYAVWMVTATHPDSEGAPETVKKHVQYGSGPRGLQSLISMAKARAMCSGRFHVSIGDIKNVAYPVLRHRLILNFEGEAAGISADSIIEVLLKETSWGAKS encoded by the coding sequence ATGTCGGTAACACAGGAAAAAGAACAGCAATTCGCACAAGCGGCAGATATCATTGCAAGAGTAAAAGATGAAATTCAATCATTTATAGTCGGCCAGGAAGAAGTGGTCGAACATGTACTATGGAGCATATTCTCAGGAGGGCATGTTTTGCTTGAAGGTTTGCCAGGGCTGGGTAAAACTATGCTCATTAAAACCATTGCTGAAGTACTTGATCTTAAATTTTCACGCATTCAATTCACCCCTGATATTATGCCTTCAGATATAACTGGAACCATGCTGCTTCAGCCTAATAAAGCTGGCAGGCAAACATTCAGTTTTCATAAAGGGCCCATTTTCGCCAACATCATTCTGGCAGATGAAATTAACAGGGCAACACCAAAAACACAAAGTGCCCTGCTCGAGGCAATGGGAGAAAAAACGGTCACGATTATGGGCGAAACCCAAAAGATGGAAAAGCCATTTTTTGTACTCGCAACTCAAAACCCGATTGATATGGAAGGGACTTATCCCTTGCCGGAAGCACAAACGGACCGGTTTTTATGCAAGGTGAATGTTGTGTATCCGACTAAAGAAGAATTAAAAGAAATTGCCAGGAGGACAACGGGGTCGCAAAAAATCCATTTAAATAAAGCTGCCGGATTGAAGGATGTCATTGCTCTTCAGGAGCTTTCGAGAGAAATTCTCCTATCAGATGAAATCCTGGATTATGCCGTTTGGATGGTCACTGCAACGCACCCGGATTCAGAGGGGGCACCAGAAACAGTGAAAAAGCACGTCCAATATGGGAGCGGTCCACGCGGCCTTCAGAGTCTGATAAGTATGGCAAAAGCAAGAGCCATGTGCTCCGGACGATTCCATGTATCAATAGGGGACATTAAAAACGTTGCCTATCCGGTTTTGCGGCATCGTCTTATTTTGAACTTTGAGGGAGAAGCAGCGGGTATTTCAGCGGATTCAATTATTGAAGTTTTGTTAAAAGAAACTTCCTGGGGAGCTAAGAGCTGA
- a CDS encoding vWA domain-containing protein, with protein MQFLNPIYFVLAIFIGAVILFYFFRKQYTEKTVSSNLLWEQVLNEWQASPWLKNLQQNLLFWLQLLALILLMLALVRPFWLEDSLKGEHLIIIIDPSASMSAEHGGKSRFEMAKEEMLDLAGKLNGHQVTLIKAGEKNEILLSREDDPNAIRRTIDGLKLTYEHENMDKAILLAGSLSSGKDTALHIFSDSAVKNDLMEELAGLYTVAHNIGEDARNVSLQSFGTAAAGDGISAIAVIENQSSENIETGFTVQFEDEVLFEQNLSLKANEQTTVQIKNLPEKPYYEASVSINDGYRADNFAASIYTDPKPKVYTMGDVNPFAVKGFQTIGAELLQTDPAALKGFEMKGVVVAEGSTLSELPELPMIFFNTGKEKTKLKEAISGDEDPLFEYADFGRVYISSASAALKGEWETVLKSGDIPLIQRGMQNGQPIIIVNFDLSDTDWPLLPGFPIFLYNSYQWLSQQSDFLGYFSAGEERWINIGKGNGRWEIFNNKDENLYSLDLNKENFKAPVIPGTYQAVSGNQIYYFSVLLDEREKNAEIAESFTVNDKSSEKNSMIQRPNESLWFWLALIAFILIAIEWEVYRRGHRG; from the coding sequence ATGCAATTCTTAAATCCTATCTATTTTGTATTAGCCATTTTCATAGGGGCTGTTATCTTATTTTATTTCTTTCGGAAGCAGTACACTGAAAAGACCGTTTCATCCAATCTGCTCTGGGAGCAGGTGCTGAACGAATGGCAGGCTTCCCCTTGGCTGAAAAATCTTCAGCAGAATCTATTATTTTGGCTGCAATTATTGGCTCTGATCTTATTGATGCTGGCCCTTGTGCGCCCATTTTGGCTTGAAGATTCTTTAAAAGGAGAACATTTAATCATCATTATAGACCCATCCGCCTCTATGTCGGCTGAACACGGAGGAAAGAGCCGTTTTGAGATGGCAAAAGAGGAAATGCTTGACCTTGCCGGCAAACTTAATGGCCATCAGGTAACCCTGATTAAAGCAGGAGAGAAAAATGAGATCCTATTAAGCCGTGAAGATGATCCAAATGCCATTCGCAGAACCATTGATGGGCTGAAACTTACTTATGAACATGAAAATATGGATAAAGCCATTCTTTTGGCAGGTTCCTTATCTTCTGGAAAAGACACAGCTCTTCATATTTTTTCAGATTCGGCTGTAAAGAATGATTTAATGGAGGAACTGGCTGGCCTATACACTGTTGCACATAATATCGGAGAGGATGCAAGGAACGTCTCGCTGCAATCGTTTGGGACAGCTGCAGCTGGTGATGGTATCTCAGCCATTGCCGTGATAGAAAACCAGTCTTCCGAAAATATAGAAACAGGTTTTACCGTCCAATTTGAGGATGAAGTCTTGTTTGAACAAAATTTATCATTGAAAGCAAATGAACAAACAACCGTCCAAATTAAAAACCTGCCTGAAAAACCTTATTATGAGGCATCCGTTTCCATTAATGACGGCTACAGAGCAGATAATTTCGCAGCCTCTATTTACACAGACCCAAAACCAAAGGTATACACAATGGGGGATGTAAATCCGTTTGCGGTGAAGGGCTTTCAAACCATAGGAGCCGAATTGCTGCAGACGGATCCAGCTGCTCTCAAAGGTTTTGAAATGAAGGGTGTGGTTGTAGCAGAAGGAAGCACATTATCGGAACTTCCAGAGCTGCCAATGATCTTTTTTAACACAGGCAAGGAAAAAACAAAACTAAAAGAGGCAATTTCGGGGGATGAGGATCCTTTATTTGAATATGCAGACTTTGGGCGTGTGTATATCAGTTCCGCTTCCGCTGCATTGAAAGGAGAATGGGAGACTGTTTTGAAAAGTGGAGACATTCCTTTAATACAGAGGGGAATGCAGAATGGACAGCCAATTATTATTGTCAATTTCGATCTATCCGACACAGATTGGCCGCTCCTGCCAGGTTTTCCGATCTTTTTGTATAACTCTTACCAGTGGTTATCCCAGCAATCAGATTTCCTTGGATATTTCAGCGCCGGAGAAGAGAGATGGATAAATATTGGCAAAGGAAATGGAAGATGGGAGATTTTCAATAATAAAGACGAAAATCTCTACTCCCTTGATCTAAACAAAGAAAACTTTAAAGCTCCTGTGATTCCCGGAACTTACCAGGCGGTATCAGGAAATCAAATTTATTATTTTTCTGTCCTTCTGGATGAAAGGGAGAAAAATGCAGAAATAGCAGAATCTTTTACAGTGAATGACAAATCATCTGAAAAAAACAGCATGATCCAAAGGCCCAACGAAAGCCTCTGGTTCTGGCTGGCTTTAATTGCTTTTATACTGATTGCTATCGAATGGGAGGTATATCGCCGTGGGCATCGAGGTTAA
- the fabD gene encoding ACP S-malonyltransferase — protein sequence MGKIAFLFPGQGSQAAGMGKALAEQDEKVKSFFESADQKLGFSLSQLIFEGPQEKLTLTTNAQPALLTTSIAILDYFKRSGVAPDFVAGHSLGEYTALVAAEALSFEDGVYAVRKRGEFMEEAVPNGEGTMAAVLGLDRDKLTAVTEEVTAGGNPVQLANLNCPGQIVISGSRAGVEQASAKAKEEGAKRVLPLEVSGPFHSELMKPAAEKFRQVLDDIEIKDAVVPVIANVKASEMTSAAEINSRLIEQLYSPVLWEDSIRRMIELGVDTFIEIGPGKVLSGLVKKVDRSLKTYAVSDAESCQAVTESLKEELR from the coding sequence ATGGGTAAAATCGCCTTTTTATTTCCTGGGCAGGGATCACAGGCTGCGGGAATGGGAAAAGCATTAGCCGAACAGGATGAGAAAGTAAAATCATTTTTCGAGAGTGCTGATCAAAAACTTGGCTTTTCACTATCACAACTTATTTTTGAAGGGCCTCAGGAAAAATTGACGTTAACAACAAATGCACAGCCGGCATTGTTGACTACTAGCATTGCCATACTCGATTATTTTAAAAGATCTGGCGTAGCACCTGATTTTGTGGCTGGCCACAGCCTTGGAGAGTATACTGCACTCGTTGCAGCGGAAGCACTATCCTTTGAGGACGGTGTTTATGCTGTCCGTAAAAGAGGAGAGTTCATGGAAGAAGCAGTTCCTAACGGTGAGGGAACAATGGCAGCGGTACTGGGACTGGACAGGGACAAGCTTACTGCTGTCACAGAAGAGGTTACTGCAGGCGGCAATCCGGTTCAGCTCGCAAATTTGAACTGTCCTGGACAGATTGTTATTTCAGGTTCAAGGGCAGGTGTTGAACAAGCTTCTGCAAAGGCTAAAGAAGAAGGTGCCAAGCGAGTGCTTCCACTGGAGGTAAGCGGTCCTTTCCATTCTGAATTAATGAAGCCTGCTGCGGAGAAGTTCAGGCAAGTCCTGGACGATATTGAGATCAAAGATGCAGTTGTTCCTGTCATTGCAAATGTAAAAGCTTCTGAAATGACTTCTGCTGCAGAAATAAACAGCAGATTAATTGAACAGCTGTATTCACCTGTACTCTGGGAGGATTCAATCCGCAGGATGATAGAGCTAGGAGTAGATACATTTATTGAAATTGGACCAGGGAAAGTACTGTCAGGCTTAGTGAAAAAGGTAGATCGTTCCCTTAAAACGTATGCCGTTTCCGATGCTGAATCCTGCCAGGCAGTTACAGAATCCTTAAAGGAGGAATTGAGATGA
- a CDS encoding ABC transporter ATP-binding protein has translation MIEIMDLSKRYGKFTALDSLNLNIEKGSVFGFVGQNGAGKSTTFSILATLLAPTSGSAYVNGYDVQKDSKLVRKQIGYMPDFFGVYDQLKADEYLHFYGASYGIPFAEREKLIPQLLDLVNLSNKRESYVDLLSRGMKQRLCLARCLIHDPEVLILDEPASGLDPRARVEMREILKELKSMGKTILISSHILPELAEMCDTIGIIDQGKLVAQGSVADIQSQLRGERLIIVKVHGSSEKAVSFFEDDPNIFKLALLEDGASFQFIYKGTAEEQTELLKRAILNNLAITSFAEAETDLEDVFMEITKGVELT, from the coding sequence ATGATCGAAATTATGGATTTATCGAAAAGATACGGAAAATTTACAGCACTTGATTCTTTAAATTTAAATATAGAAAAAGGCAGTGTATTTGGTTTTGTCGGACAGAATGGTGCAGGAAAATCCACAACCTTCTCCATTTTGGCAACCTTACTTGCCCCCACTTCGGGCTCTGCGTACGTAAACGGGTATGATGTTCAAAAGGATTCAAAACTCGTGAGGAAGCAGATAGGCTATATGCCGGATTTCTTCGGGGTTTATGACCAGCTTAAGGCTGATGAATATCTGCACTTCTACGGTGCGAGTTACGGCATACCATTCGCAGAACGCGAGAAGCTGATACCGCAGCTTCTCGACCTAGTCAACTTGTCAAATAAAAGAGAGTCATATGTAGACCTATTATCAAGAGGCATGAAGCAGCGTCTCTGCCTGGCCAGGTGTCTTATCCATGATCCTGAAGTGCTGATTCTGGATGAACCTGCATCAGGACTTGACCCAAGAGCAAGGGTTGAAATGAGGGAAATATTAAAAGAATTGAAAAGCATGGGCAAAACAATTTTAATATCTTCACATATACTGCCTGAACTTGCAGAAATGTGCGATACCATCGGCATTATTGACCAGGGAAAACTGGTGGCTCAGGGGTCTGTTGCTGATATTCAGTCACAGCTGAGGGGAGAAAGGCTGATCATTGTAAAAGTTCATGGAAGTTCAGAAAAGGCCGTTTCTTTCTTTGAGGATGATCCTAATATATTTAAATTGGCTTTACTGGAAGACGGAGCATCTTTTCAGTTTATTTATAAAGGGACAGCTGAAGAACAAACAGAACTGCTGAAAAGAGCCATTTTAAATAATTTAGCGATCACCAGCTTTGCAGAAGCAGAAACGGATCTGGAAGATGTCTTTATGGAAATTACAAAGGGAGTTGAGCTGACATGA
- the plsX gene encoding phosphate acyltransferase PlsX yields the protein MKISIDAMGGDNAPKEIVLGAMKAAAEFKDIHITLVGDESKIKEYLTSNERIEILHTDEVILPDDEPVRAVRRKKNASMVLAAQLVSDGKADACISAGNTGALMAAGLFVVGRIDGIERPALSPTLPTIGGEGFLLLDVGANVDAKPEHLLQYAIMGSIYTEKVRGVSNPRVGLLNIGTEEKKGNELAKNTFDLLKNADINFIGNVEARDLLEGAADVVVTDGFTGNMVLKTIEGTALSVFKMLKTALTSSFKTKLAAAALKPDLYQLKSKMDYSEYGGAGLFGLKAPVIKAHGSSDATALFSAVRQTRVMVENHVAQTIKEAVEKEAEKTAVK from the coding sequence ATGAAAATTTCCATAGACGCAATGGGAGGCGACAATGCCCCGAAGGAAATTGTCCTTGGCGCAATGAAAGCTGCCGCAGAGTTTAAGGATATACACATTACTCTTGTTGGCGATGAGTCAAAAATAAAGGAATACCTTACTTCAAACGAGCGGATTGAGATCTTACATACAGATGAAGTCATCTTGCCGGATGATGAACCAGTGAGGGCTGTGCGCAGAAAGAAAAATGCATCAATGGTGCTTGCAGCGCAGCTTGTCTCAGACGGTAAAGCGGATGCATGCATTTCTGCAGGAAACACGGGTGCTCTTATGGCAGCAGGCCTTTTTGTGGTAGGAAGGATTGATGGCATTGAACGCCCGGCATTATCACCTACGCTTCCAACGATAGGCGGGGAAGGGTTCCTTTTGCTGGATGTAGGGGCGAATGTTGACGCGAAACCTGAGCATCTTCTTCAATATGCGATCATGGGATCGATATATACAGAAAAAGTCCGGGGTGTTTCCAATCCTAGAGTGGGCCTTCTAAATATAGGAACTGAAGAGAAAAAAGGCAATGAACTGGCGAAAAATACATTTGACCTGCTGAAGAATGCTGATATCAATTTTATCGGTAATGTGGAAGCACGCGATTTGCTTGAGGGAGCTGCAGATGTTGTAGTGACAGATGGCTTTACCGGAAATATGGTCCTAAAGACAATTGAGGGTACTGCTCTTTCTGTGTTTAAAATGCTAAAAACAGCTCTGACCAGCAGCTTTAAAACGAAATTGGCAGCAGCTGCCTTAAAGCCTGATTTATACCAGCTTAAATCTAAGATGGATTATTCGGAATACGGCGGTGCTGGATTATTCGGATTAAAGGCGCCTGTTATTAAGGCTCATGGTTCCTCAGATGCGACTGCTTTATTCAGTGCAGTCAGACAGACCAGGGTTATGGTAGAAAACCATGTCGCTCAAACGATTAAGGAAGCTGTTGAAAAAGAAGCAGAAAAAACAGCCGTTAAATAA
- a CDS encoding ABC transporter permease, producing the protein MKNLVVNPVLNKEFKLRFRSFKSYLGVLFYLLALGLIIVGFIFIESLSNNMQGFFKPDQSRTMFMVLSILQLGLILFITPGLTAGVISSERERQTLNIMLTTTQSSSSIILSKLISSISYLILLIAASLPLYSFVFLFGGISPGQLLTTMGFYLFTILVYGSLGVLFSTLIRKTIVSMVTTYGVTLFLAGGTAFLTLIFMQLTNAYGYTGTQPTNPLAYFPAMLNPVIILMSTFEPEMTNEITRSTGIEFPLWISYLISYTLIFIGAILLSIKKLRPNMKKG; encoded by the coding sequence ATGAAGAATTTAGTCGTAAATCCTGTTCTGAATAAAGAGTTTAAGCTCCGCTTCCGCAGCTTTAAAAGCTACCTGGGGGTACTCTTTTACCTCTTGGCATTAGGGCTGATCATTGTTGGTTTTATCTTTATAGAATCATTGTCAAATAATATGCAGGGCTTTTTTAAACCTGATCAGAGCCGGACAATGTTTATGGTCCTATCTATATTGCAGCTTGGCTTAATTCTGTTTATTACTCCCGGTTTAACAGCTGGGGTTATCAGCAGTGAAAGAGAGAGGCAGACCTTAAATATCATGCTCACGACGACCCAAAGCTCTTCTAGCATTATTTTGAGCAAGCTGATTTCTTCCATTTCATATTTGATTTTGCTTATTGCGGCAAGTTTGCCTCTCTATAGCTTTGTGTTTTTATTTGGAGGTATTTCCCCAGGTCAGCTGCTTACGACAATGGGATTTTATTTATTTACCATCCTGGTTTATGGAAGTCTCGGGGTCTTATTTTCAACGCTCATTAGAAAAACAATTGTCTCGATGGTTACCACCTATGGGGTTACTTTATTTCTAGCTGGAGGAACGGCATTCCTGACTTTGATTTTTATGCAATTAACCAATGCATATGGCTATACAGGGACTCAGCCAACAAATCCTCTTGCATACTTCCCGGCTATGCTTAACCCGGTCATTATTCTAATGAGCACCTTTGAGCCGGAAATGACCAATGAAATTACTAGATCAACAGGCATTGAATTTCCTTTATGGATTTCATACTTAATTTCGTACACATTGATTTTCATTGGAGCTATTCTGCTGAGCATAAAAAAACTCCGTCCCAATATGAAAAAGGGCTAG
- a CDS encoding acyl carrier protein — MAEVLERVTKIIVDRLGVEESEVKLEASFKDDLGADSLDVVELVMELEDEFDMEISDDDAEKIATVGDAVNYIKASQ; from the coding sequence ATGGCAGAAGTATTAGAACGTGTAACAAAGATCATCGTGGACCGTCTTGGTGTAGAAGAGTCTGAAGTGAAATTGGAAGCTTCTTTCAAAGATGATCTGGGTGCTGATTCCCTTGACGTAGTAGAATTAGTAATGGAATTAGAAGACGAGTTCGACATGGAAATTTCTGACGATGATGCTGAAAAAATCGCAACAGTCGGTGACGCTGTAAATTACATAAAAGCTAGCCAATAA
- the fabG gene encoding 3-oxoacyl-[acyl-carrier-protein] reductase, producing MKLEGKAALVTGASRGIGREIALGLAKQGADIAVNYSGSEARANEVVDEIKALGRNAFAIQCDVSNSDSVASMVKETVEKFGKLDILVNNAGITRDNLLMRMKEDEWDDVININLKGVFLCTKAVTRQMMKQRSGRIINISSIVGVSGNPGQANYVAAKSGVIGLTKTSAKELATRGITVNAIAPGFITTDMTDKLNEDVKEQMLKQIPLARFGDPADIANVAVFLASEDSRYMTGQTLHVDGGMVM from the coding sequence ATGAAGCTAGAGGGAAAAGCCGCATTAGTAACGGGAGCTTCCCGCGGAATCGGAAGAGAAATTGCTTTGGGTCTTGCTAAGCAAGGTGCAGATATCGCGGTTAACTATTCCGGAAGTGAGGCAAGGGCGAACGAAGTCGTTGATGAAATAAAAGCATTAGGCAGAAATGCTTTTGCTATCCAATGCGATGTGTCAAATAGTGATTCCGTGGCAAGCATGGTTAAAGAAACAGTAGAAAAGTTTGGCAAGCTTGATATTTTGGTTAATAATGCTGGAATTACGAGGGACAACCTGCTTATGAGAATGAAGGAAGACGAATGGGATGATGTTATTAACATTAACCTGAAAGGTGTATTCCTTTGTACAAAAGCTGTTACAAGGCAGATGATGAAACAGCGCAGCGGCCGCATTATCAATATTTCATCCATCGTTGGTGTCAGCGGCAATCCTGGCCAGGCTAATTATGTCGCTGCCAAATCAGGTGTTATTGGCCTGACAAAGACCTCTGCAAAGGAACTTGCAACAAGAGGCATAACGGTCAATGCTATTGCACCAGGCTTTATCACAACTGATATGACTGATAAGCTGAACGAGGATGTAAAAGAGCAGATGCTTAAGCAAATTCCTTTGGCGCGTTTTGGCGACCCTGCAGATATTGCGAATGTGGCAGTATTTCTTGCTTCAGAGGACAGCCGCTATATGACAGGACAAACCCTTCATGTTGATGGCGGTATGGTCATGTAG
- a CDS encoding DUF58 domain-containing protein, translating to MNSHQAILGKLQKRKIAAKTRKRGYHSGSRKSHKFGSSMEFSDFRAYQPGDDIRQIDWNVYGRTQKHYIKRFLDEQELSIAVYLDATSSMTKIQQKWEYAKALASALSFMVLSSEDRLFFSPVSSAGVQPIKRKGSVYSRRTFMEIQKLNLQLSPQTFWAVLKKLFLNISSLL from the coding sequence ATGAACAGCCATCAAGCTATTCTTGGAAAGCTTCAAAAACGAAAGATTGCTGCAAAGACAAGGAAAAGAGGATATCATTCAGGGTCCAGGAAATCCCATAAATTCGGATCTTCCATGGAATTCTCTGATTTCAGGGCCTATCAGCCTGGTGACGATATTCGGCAAATAGATTGGAATGTCTATGGCAGAACACAAAAACATTATATTAAACGCTTCCTGGATGAGCAGGAGCTTTCTATTGCAGTTTACCTGGATGCAACGTCTTCAATGACAAAAATCCAGCAGAAATGGGAATATGCCAAAGCGCTGGCATCAGCTTTAAGCTTTATGGTGCTTTCAAGTGAAGACCGGCTTTTCTTTTCACCAGTTTCTTCTGCAGGCGTACAGCCTATCAAAAGGAAAGGCTCTGTTTACAGCAGGCGAACGTTCATGGAAATCCAAAAATTGAACCTGCAGCTCAGTCCACAAACTTTCTGGGCTGTCTTAAAGAAACTCTTTCTAAACATCAGCAGCTTGCTGTAA